The DNA window GTGGTCTTCCGCGTTTGGATGGGAAATCTTGCGAATTCACGGAGTCCTACCGTCCAGGGCCCCTCCCTTCgactcccctccctgctccactGTGTCTTCTTGTCCCAGCCTATCCTGCAGGCTCCAGGTCTTCTCTCTCGGACGCCGGGGAGCGATTTAGCCATCTCCGGTCCCACCACCACCCTCAGATGCCCCAGCCTGTCACCGCGGTCAGCAGGACAGAAAGAACTCTGAAAACCACGACTCACTTCTGGGTCAGcggtatttttttctgttgtatgACGACATGCAGGCACTTCTACATGCCTCTTCTGTTGCGTTCTCCCAACCGTCTCCTGGGTCAGGCATTTCCAAGCCCACTTCATAGAcgaggaagctgaggttcagagacgAATGCGCGAGACCACACAGCATCACCTCCCACTTCCTCCCCTCGGCATCTCTGACCGCATTCCTGAGCTCCCAGCACCGGCTCCGGACTACAAGCCTCGTCCTCATCTCTACCCTGGGGATTCACTGGACCACTGTTTGACTTTTGCTTTCCACTCACCTAGTTTTTCAAATTCCTGAGAATACAGTGAgttatcacaaaaaaaaaaaaaaaggcttgacaattttaagtgttttaaggTAACAGAACCAAGAGTTGGGAGGGTCCCTTGGAAGGCCTCACGCCCAAGCTCACACAACACCAGAGCCACAGTCCAGGACGCTCACTGGCACCCCCGTCAGGCACGGGAGGCCGGCCTCTACATCTCTTGCACTCACTGTGTGTGGGCACCAGGAATGGCTGAACGGTGACATCTGAGCCCACGTgtggcctctcctccccacccacgcACACCCAGACGCGCTCGGGAGCCAGCAGCAGCCGGCAGCCCTGCTGCCCGGGGCACTGCCACTGGACCGCCAGCCCGAGTGCACCAGGCTGCCCCGCCAGCAGGACCTGTCAGGCAGCAGGGACCACCAGACTGGGGCTTGCAGGGTCGGACCAAAGCCTCGGGCGCCGGCCAACGGTACGATGGGCCAGAGGGGTCCCTCGGTGAACAGGAACTCGCTGCTGGCACTGGGAACACATTCGACTGTCACTTTTTCTTAAAGGGCAGACCGTGTGGGAGCCTTGggacagccccctccccctggggCTGCTCAGCAGGGGGGTCCCTGGGAGGGTGTGCTCTCTCCCCTGGGCTCAGGCCCCCGCTCCTCTCCGGATTACTCCAGAGGCAATGGAGCCACTTGCTTCTGGTGTGGGTTGGGACCCGTTTGCTGGGACAGCCCCTGTTTCGGCTTGTCATCCTCACTCAGGTGTTCACAATACCGCCATCCCTTCACTCTCAGGTGCCCGGCCCCGACGGTAAGTCACATGGTCACCCTGACGCAAGGCaaagccaaccccccccccacacacacacagcacatgtCAAGCACAGAACCCTGTTATAAAGtgattttattaaattgatttgGACATACTGTAggtcaaataatattttctgaaGATAACAATTATGGAATTTAAAGCTCGACATAAAATTAGTAGCTTCCAAAGTGTTAGTCATATTCCCCAGCAACAGCATGATAAAATAATTCAACTATGTAGAAATATAGACCTCTAGGACTAGCCGGAAACTTGGAAATCGTTCAGCCTAATATCCTCGTTTTGTGAGAAAACTAGACTcaaaggttaagtgatttgcccaagctCACATACCTAATAGTAGTAAAGCTAGAAATCAAACCAATTTCTCCTAAAACTAAAATCCTACCAATTATATTCTGACTGGCTCGCTACCGACTAAGTCTAGGCTTCCCCAGCGCCCCCTGCTGCCGTGGCAGGAGCGAGGCGACGCTACAGTGCATGGTGGTCGCAACCCGGGCCTGGAGGGCTCTGCCGAGACTGGGCCAGCCCTCCCTTGGACGAGAGGAGGGCGTGAGCAAGAGGGGCCTCCTGTGGGGCGTGCTCGCCGTGTCTGGAGTCAAAGCCAGACAGTGACCCATGAACCCCAGGTCCCGCCTCATTTCACGGCCCACCCACGAAATCCTGTGCTCCTTCTGAATCTCCTTTACGCACTGAGGTTTTCGTTACACAAAACCCCTTCCAGTCAAAGAGGAGAGAATTCAAATGTGAGAAACTCAGCTTCGTTTCAGTATTTCTGTGACTATTCTGGGTGGTTCGTTTTCCGACCTCTGTGACAGCTGACAGACGCCACGGACACGGCCACCCATTTCAGAGCCTCAAGGATCCATGATGTCCCCAAAGCTTCCTGAGCAAAAGGACTACATGTGGGGGTCAATGAAGACAGCAATGAGGAGAGAAACAAGGTTAAAAATCAGTTGCTTTTTGTTCTCGTCATTGGGGACTTTTGGTCTTCTAAACATTCCTTGAGTTCCTCCACATGAGTTTTTAATATTAatctagcaaaaagaaaaaaaaaaaaaaaaggcctagaaCTGTCAGGCCCTGGGCAGCTCAGTGCCTGTGCCCCAGCGCCCTCCGCCTGCCCATTCGCAAACCCCCCGCAGGCCCGCCGCCCTCAGCCAGGCTTGGCCTGCCCACTACCTACggatgccccacccccaccccgccccgccccactccGCTAAATCATCATcccagtttattttcttcatagcacttaatCACTATCTCAAACTACGTTATTTATCTGTGTACTTGCGTATCGCCTGTCTCCTCCACCAGAAGTAAACTCCACAAGCAGGGGCCCTTGACTGTCTTAATCAGTGgtatccccagcacccagcacagtgcctggcacataggaggtgttcaataaatacttgttgaatgaatgaagaaagaaaaggataatTAGCACAGACATTCATGCCTAAAAAGGAACCGATACGTAATCCTCAACGCCGGGGTTACCACCCCAACCCCAGAACTGGAGACTACACAGGGCAGAGCCGCCTCCTGCCACCCGCTCCTCCCGGCTCCGCGGGCGCTCCGCGTCACAAAGGGGCCGAGGGCAATTCTGGATGGAGAAAAGCTCTAACCTTGCTTGCTTCTTCCTCCCTATTTACATtgagctatttaaaaaaaaattcaagttaaaaaatgtgACGTAGCCACTAGAAAAGTCAGTCTAACAGAGATGCAGTGATTAGCAGAatccacaaaattaaaaaaatgttcaagggCACGTATGTCTGCCAACAATTCCTCCAACAGGCCAATGGAAATTGTAACCTAAAATCTGAAACGGAACTCGATGCCATCTAGGAAGGGTGGGTCTTTATGGGCACTCTGAGGGCACACAGGCAGAGGGTTCAGAAATAATGGGACCTACCTAGGAGCCGAATCGAGTGGAGCCTCAGAAATGCCAGAGCACTGTCTCAGTGGGAGCTGTCCGTTCTGAACGCGTGAATCGGTATGCTTGAATCGAGAGGGGGGCTGTGGGCTCCGGAGGGGAGTCCCCGGGGCGCCTGCTGGCTGAGGGTGACGCAGGAGGCTGGGCCATGACCGTGGTTCCCTGTGCAGTATGCAACGACTAAGGTGTCAGCTGGAGTCCCAGGAGACGCAAACCCACGCTGCTGGGGATGTTATGCTGGGACCTCATGGCCCATCTTGGGCAGACAGCTGGAGGGACTCCAGATTCAAAGTCAAGTGCTGGGACACACTTGGCAAGAATCAAAAAAGTCAGCCTCACACATACCTCTTCGAAAAGAATGTTCTGCTGGGGCTTGCTGTAAAAATTTCTTGGGTCAATGCAGGTATTTATAGGGTTTCCTTCCTAGTGGCACTTATGGGTTTTAAGATTTTCAACTCTTAGCAAAATGCTTTATATAACTGATATTTTGAGATGGTTTCTCTCCTTTGTGTGCACTCTCTGGTGGATGCAGAGGCTAGTGCTCTGactgaaggccttcccacactcATCGCATTTAaaaggcttctccccagtgtgcacTCTCTGGTGGATGCAGAGGCTGGAGCTCTggctgaaggccttcccacaccCACAACATCTatagggcttctccccagtgtgcacTCTCTGGTGGATGCAGAGGCTTGAGCTCTggctgaaggccttcccacactcgtaacatttatagggtttctctccGGTGTGGACTCTTTGATGCATGCAGAGGCTGGAAGTATGCCTGAAGGCCTTCCCGCACTCTTCACATTTGAAGGGTTTCTCTCCGGTGTGGACCCTCTGATGCATGCAGAGGTTTGAACTATTACTAAAGCCCCTCCCACACTCGCTACAGACATAGGGTTTCTCGCCTGTGTGAACTCTCATGTGAATCTGAAGGTGTGAGCTCCAATTGAAGGCTTTGCCACACTCGTAGCACTTATAGGGCTTTTCTACTGTGTGGATTTTCTTGTGTCTGTTAAGCTTGGTCGTGGTGCTGAAATCCTTACCGCAGTCATCGC is part of the Desmodus rotundus isolate HL8 chromosome 7, HLdesRot8A.1, whole genome shotgun sequence genome and encodes:
- the ZNF664 gene encoding zinc finger protein 664 — its product is MIYKCPMCREFFSERADLFMHQKIHTAEKPHKCDKCDKGFFHVSELHLHWRDHTGEKVYKCDDCGKDFSTTTKLNRHKKIHTVEKPYKCYECGKAFNWSSHLQIHMRVHTGEKPYVCSECGRGFSNSSNLCMHQRVHTGEKPFKCEECGKAFRHTSSLCMHQRVHTGEKPYKCYECGKAFSQSSSLCIHQRVHTGEKPYRCCGCGKAFSQSSSLCIHQRVHTGEKPFKCDECGKAFSQSTSLCIHQRVHTKERNHLKISVI